The Flavobacterium johnsoniae genomic sequence CCTGTTTACTTTCAAACAATGATGTGGATTTATTAGTTGTCATTTTCTTGTAAAAAGTTAAATGTTATTTGTTAAATGTTATGCGCTAAAAACACATAGATTATAGAACATAGCCAGCGGTTTCAACCGCTGGGACGCAACGTATATCACAATCTTTGTCCCCGCAATTCGTTTCCCGTGGTTGAAACCACGGGCTATGTTTGAAATATTTTGCGTTTATTTTTATGTGTTTAAAATATCCAGCATTTTTATTTTAGTGTAAAGAATTCTGCCAATGGACCTAAAGCCAACGCTGGGAAGAACGATAAAGCAGCGATAATTGCGATTACGGCGAAAGTCATGATTCCGAAAATTGAGGTATCTGTTTTTAAAGTTCCTGCACTCTCTGGAATGTATTTTTTACCTGCCAGTAGACCTGCAATTGCCAATGGACCAATGATTGGAATAAAACGGCTTAGCAGTAATATAATTCCTGTAGTGATATTCCAGAACGGATTATTATCTCCCAATCCTTCAAAACCAGAACCGTTGTTAGCGGCGCTCGAAGTGTATTCATATAACATTTCTGAGAATCCATGGTTGCCTGGATTATTTAACCAGCCTGTCGCGTTGCCGTTAAACCAATAACCCATTGCAGTATCATGTGCAGCAAAATAAGAAGCTAAAGCGGTTCCCGCTAAAATTAATAAAGGGTGAAGAATGGCAATAAAAGCAGCAATTTTTACTTCCCGAGCTTCGATTTTCTTTCCTAAAAATTCAGGAGTTCGACCAACCATTAATCCGGAGATAAATACAGCCAGAATAATGAAGATATAGTAGTTTAGAATACCGACACCACATCCGCCGTAAAAGGCATTCACCATCATAGATAATAATTGCATAGTACCAGACATTGGCATTGAACTATCGTGCATACTGTTTACAGAACCTGTAGAAATTACCGTTGTAGCAATACTCCAGAAGCCTGACATTGCTGGGCCAAACCGAACTTCTTTTCCTTCCATCGCTCCGGTTGCTTGTGCGATACCCATTTTTTCGATGGCAGGATTTCCGTTGATTTCGCTCATAACTGTTGGAACTACAAGAAGTAAAAATCCAACCGTCATTACACCAAAAATAATATTCGATAATTTTCTTTTGTTTAGGAAAAATCCAAGAGCAAAAATCATTGCAAACGGAATAATCATTTGGGCCCAAAGTTCAACTCCATTAGTAAAATAAGTTGGATTCTCTAATGGATGCGCTGAGTTGGCTCCAAAAAATCCACCACCATTTGTACCAATATGTTTAATAGCAATAAAGGCCGCAGCGGGTCCGCGAGAAACTTCTACATGATCACCTTGTAGTGTTGTAATAGCATCTTTTCCTTCAAAAGTCATAGGAGTACCGCTAAATACTAGTGCAACAGCCACAATTGCTGAAAGCGGCAATAAAATACGAGTACAGCTTTTGATGAAATAATTATAAAAATTACCTAATTGTTCTGTTGTTCTTTCTTTCATTGCTGTAAAAATCATAGCGGCAGCAGCCATTCCGATACCGGCAGAAACAAATTGAAGAAACATCAAGACGATTTGTGAAAGGTAAGAAACCCCGCTTTCGCCTGAATAATGTTGTAAGTTACAATTGACTAAAAATGAAATAGCAGTGTTAAATGCCAGATCTGGCGTCATAGACGGGTTGTTATCTGGATTTAATGGCAGAGAACCCTGAAACAACAAGACAAAAAAGCAAAGAAAGAACCAAACCATATTAATACTTAAAAGTGCTTTTAAGTGTTGTTTCCAGTTCATTTCTTCAGCCGAATTAATACCGCTGATTTTAAAAATAAATTTTTCAATTGGATTGAAAATCGGGTCAAGAAGTGTTTTATCTCCCAAATAAACTTTAGCAATATATTTTCCTAATGGAATCGCTAAAACAATGGTTAGGATAAAAATACCAATGACGCCTAATAATTCTGTGTTCATATATTTAATATTAGATTGTTGATTTTAGATTTTAGATTTCTTTGAGACAATCTTAAATTCTAAAAATTCATATTTTAAAATTTTTCGGGTTTGATTAATACATAAACCAAATACACGAAAACGGCGATTGAAATGATAAATAGTGCAGTCATGATTTAGATTTTTTCAAAAAATTCAACAGAGAGAAAACAAATTGCAAACAGCACAACGGCTAGTCCGAGCAAAAGAAAAGTGATCATAGGATTTATTTTAGATTTTAGAATTCAGATTTTATATTTTAGATTTTTTGAAGTCGATTAAACAATTAAACAGTTAACCGATTCAACATATTTATACGCCAGAAGCGTTAACCTGCTTGATATATTCCGCTTTAAGCGTTTGAGGAAATAGATGTGAAATATTACAGTGACGCACTTCCATAAAAGAAGAAACCGAAAAAACATACACATTAGAAATGGCATTTTTAGTTTCGATGCTTCCGGTTATAAACAAACGTTCGGCAAGAGCCAGACATTTCTTCGCTCTCACGATATTGCCGGAAATAATTGATTTTTTAGTGATTTCGGCAAACCGTTCAGCTTGTTTGTAGATTGAGGTAACTTGATTTTTCATTTGGAATGAATTTTTAATGTTCTTCCTCGTTATGCCAAAATATGTTCCGAAAAAGTGAAGTTGCAGCTAAAGTGCTGTCAATAAAAGGAATGTAGTTGTATGCCAAAAATCAGGCATAAAAAAAGCCTATCAAAATGATAAGCTTTTATTGAAATGATAAGGTTTGTCTTGATTAATCAATTCCTGCAAGGTTTTCAAAACCTTATAGGTATTCTATTTAAGTATAAAGTTCCAATTATTTAGAATCTAAACCTACAAGGTTTTGAAAACCTTGCAGGATCAAGGCTGTATATTATACTCTTCGAGTTTTCTGTATAAAGTCGCAATTCCAATTTCTAATAATCGTGCCGTTTCTGCTTTATTTCCTTTTGTATAATTTAAAACTTTTTGAATATGCAGTTTTTCAACACTCTGCATCGAGAAAGCCGACATTGATTTGGTATTTTTCTCAGCTTGATGTTGCATTTCGTATGGCAGAACATCCGAAGTTAAAGTATCGCCATTACTTAAAATAACCGACCTTTCGATAATATTTTTAAGTTCACGGATATTTCCCGGCCACGAATAATTTTCTAATTTCTGCAGAAATTCATCAGAGATATGTAATGTTTTTTTATTCGTTTTTTCAGAAAACTGTTTCACGAAATGATGCGTCAAAACTGCAATATCTTTGATTCTTTCTCTTAAAGAAGGCAGTTTTATTTCGAAGATATTCAAACGGAAATACAAATCAGAACGGAAACGATGTTCGTCACTTTCTGTTTTTAAATCACGATTTGTTGCTGCAATTAATCTGAAATTTGATTTTTTTGGAGTCGTGTCACCAACAGGGATATATTCGGAAGTTTCTAAAACACGCAATAATTTCGCCTGAAGATCAATTGGCATTTCACCAATTTCATCCAGAAATAAAGTACCACCGTTTGCTTCTTCAATAAAACCCTTTTTATCTTTTACAGCTCCCGTAAAAGCGCCTTGTTTATGACCAAAAAGTTCACTTTCTAAAATTTCTTTTGTGAAAGTACTGCAGTTTAAGGCCACAAAAGATTTTCCAACACGATTACTGTTTTCATGAATCGCCTGTGCAAAAACTTCTTTTCCAGTTCCAGTTTCTCCAGTTAATAAAACAGTCGAATCTGTTTTGGCTACTTTTTGCGCGAGATCGATAATTTGTTCAATTCCTTTTGATTTTCCAACAATGGTGCTGAAAGAATATTTGTCGTTGATACGTTTTTCGAGTTGTTGTACTTTTTTTTGCAAATGCACTTTTTCAACCGCTTTATAAAGAAGCGGAATAATTTTATCGTTGTCGTCGCCTTTTACAATATAGTCGAAAGCGCCATTTTTCATTGCCTGTACGCCGTCTGGAATATTCCCGAAAGCGGTTAACAGAATAACTTCCGTAAGCGGAAAATTTTCTTTTATGTTTTGAAGAAAATCAACGCCATTTCCGTCAGGAAGTTTTACATCGCACAAAACGACATCAATATCCGTTTGTTCCAGTTTCTTAAAACCCGATTTTAAATCTTTGGCTTCAAAAACTTCAAATCCTTCCGATTTTATAATTCGCGCTAACAGACTTCTCAGTTTTTCTTCGTCGTCTATAATTAAAATTTTGTGTGTCATTTTGCAGATAAGCTAAAGCCGAATTGGTATTCGATGTACAAATTTAGGTTTAAAATTAGTTCTGTTTTTTGATTCTGAATAAATTATTTTAAAGAGGTAATCACTTTTGAAATATTTTTGAAAAAGAAATGTATTTTTAGATCTAAAAATAACCGCTAAAATTTATGTCAAAACAAATCCTCCTTATATTCACTGCAATTATTTTTGGCAGCTTTAATAGTTTTTCGAACGAAATAATTGAAAAAGATTCTTCAAAATCAAAGACTATTTCATTTAAAATAAAACTGAAATCGGCAGATAAAATCAAAATTGTCGTTTCCTCTTTAAAATATAACAAACATTTCGCTTATAGTTTTACGCTCGACGATGGTTACAGATCGGCTTATTTAACTGCTTTTCCATTATTGAATGGGGGAAAAATCAGTAATTCATCAATTAACGAATGGAAAATTGATCAAGGCGGTGACGGAACAACTTCAGAAGGACTTTTTTATTCGGACGGAATGGGGAATAAAATTCCGTTTAAATTAGGATTGGCGATAAATGGCGCTTCAATTCGTGATTTGCCAGAAAATCGCGGACATCTTTCTTGGTCAGAAGTTAAAGAAATGTACAATGCTGGCTGGGATATTTTGAATCACAGTTTTCATCATTTTACAAAACTAGGCACCAATTTCTTGACAGAAGTTACAGAAAACACGATTTCGATTAAACAAAATTTGAATTTTACAATGTCGCATTTTGTAGTTCCAGGCGGAGAAGGCGATCCGAATTACCGTTACGAATATGAAAATAATGCTTTAGAAAATGGGCATTTTTCTGTAGCTTCTTATACAGGAGTTGGACCAATGCTGAAAGTTGACTCTAAAGTGAATTTAGATAAAATGATTACGGCAAGAACTTTTGTGCTAAGTTCAAAAGACACTACAAATTTTAAAACAATGGATCGTTTTCTGAAAACGGTAGATTCAATTGCTAAACTGCCAAATCCGAATTGGTACAACGAATTCACTCACGGAACAGGAAATGGAAATCTGTGGAATTTGAGTATGCGTTTTCCAGATTTCAAATATTATATGACAACACTTGCGGATAAATATGGTTTGAAAGGAAATGACTCGATATGGATGGCACCGTGGCAAGAGGTTTATGAATATATTTGGTTAAGAGATCGAATTAAAGTCGATTTTCAGCAGAAAAATAAAGAAATAACAGTAACGATTCAGCTTCCAAAAATTCCGGAAATGTTTAGAAATCGAGATATTTCATTAAATATAGAAACACGTTCTAAATTTGAAATTGAATCGAGTAATGATTTGAAAATAAAAAATGATGGGAAAACAAATCATAAATTGATTTTGATACAATTGTAGGGGTAATATTTGTAACTACAAATATTATAAATCTATTAACATAAGAAAACAGAAGGCATTCATATAAATGAGTTAATTTTGCATTTTAGCCTTAATTTATATGAAAAAACCAATTTCAGTCTCAATATTAGAACTTGCAATTATCAACCAAGATAGTAACGCAACCGAAACATTTAAAAAAACAAAAGACATTGCGCAATTGGCCGACAAATTAGATTATAAAAGAATCTGGTTGGCAGAACATCACAATATGGCGCACGTTGCGAGTACAGCAACCGTAGTTTTAATTGGTTATGTAGCAAGTCAGACACAGAATATCCGTGTAGGTTCTGGCGGAATCATGCTCCCGAACCATTCACCTTTGGTAGTTGCCGAGCAATTCGGGACTTTAGAAACGCTTTATCCTAATCGAATCGATTTAGGCTTAGGAAGAGCGCCAGGGACAGATCAGCCAACTGCCGAAGCAATTCGAAAAGACTTTTTCGAACAAGCGCAGCGATTTCCACAAAACGTAAGTAAGCTTCAAGAATATTTTTCGAGCGAAAATGCAACAGGAAAAGTACGTGCATTTCCAGCTGAAGGTCTAAATGTGCCAATCTGGATTTTAGGATCAAGTATGGATAGTGCGGCTTTGGCTGCAGCTTACGGACTTCCTTATGCTTTCGCTGGACACTTTGCACCAAAGCTGATGATTCAAGCTTTTGAGTTTTACAGAGAAAATTTTCAGCCATCAGAGTATTTAGACAAACCGAAAACAATGGCATGTGTCAATATCATTGCAGCAGATACAAACGAAGAGGCCGAATTATTATCTACAAGTTTATATCAAATGTTTTTAAACCTAATTAGAAACGACCGCAAAGGATTACAGCCGCCAGTTCCGTCATTAGATGATATTATGAATGAAGCAGAGCGTTTTCATGTAAATCAAATGACAGCAGGAACTTTTACAGGAAACAAAGATCAATTAGTAGCTGACTTGAAAAAGTTTATCGATTACACCAGAATCGACGAACTAATGGTAACAAGCCCAATCTTTGAACATCACGCAAAACTAAAAAGCATTCAAATAACAAAAGAAGCAATAGATAGTTTAAACGAAAGCATACATATATAAGTATACATATATATAAGAGTAAATTTTATTAATACAGCCCGACAGATTTGAAAAATCTGTCGGGTTTCTTTTTACGCATATATATAAGGAAGAAATTAAACCCCAATTTTCTGTAGAGGCGCACGGCATTGCGTCTTATGCGCAAAGGATATGTAAACGGAAAAAAAATAATGCACACTATAATATGGAAGAGATGTGAGTTTTAATGTTTATAAGGAGCTGTTTCCCGCTATGCGCTGCAATCTTTTTGGGGCGAACCCCGTCCCCAAAAAGGATTTCCTCCCGAAGCTTCGGGACTATCGGGGCTATAAATCCCGTCTTGGGAAGGGCTTTTTTGCTAAAAATGGATTTTTCCGTAATTAGAGAAAGGGCGGAAAACGTCCGCCAAACCTGAAAACCCGCAAAAACGGGAATGCGGAAGCGGCAGCAGACAGGAAAAACGCAGCCAAACGGAGAAAATCCTTACGGGAATCCAAAAAACTTCAAAACGTAAAGAAGCCGTTATCAGTAAGTTAAAAAATAATTTGAGAAAAGGCGAAAAAAAGGCGTCCAAAAGTATTGTATAACTGGAAAAAGGTTCTACTTTTGCACCCGCAATCAGCAAGACGCTCATCGAAATACTGCCAGGAAATAAGAATCGAAAGAAAAGAGATTTTCGAAAAAAAGATTCGGAAAAGCTTGCAGGAAAAGAAAAAGGGTTTTACATTTGCACCCCGCAAAACAGGGAAGGTTCATTGATAGATTGGAAGGGAAAATGGGAAAATGGAAACGAAAAAAAAGTTTCAAATTTTTTGAATTTTTTCTTGCAGGAAATAAAAAGAAGTTTTAGTTTTGCACCCGCTTTGAGAGATAAGCGAAAAACAAAAGAAGACACGTTCGTAGACATATTGAATTGACAGCCGTTTTGAAAGAGATTTCAAAACAGAAAAAATAAGAGTAATGGAATCGAGAGATTCGAAAAGAACCGACTGGAAAAGCATCGCATAATAATATAAAAATATACGATGAAGAGTTTGATCCTGGCTCAGGATGAACGCTAGCGGCAGGCTTAACACATGCAAGTCGAGGGGTAGGATTCTTCGGAATCTGAGACCGGCGCACGGGTGCGTAACGCGTATGCAATCTGCCTTTCACAGAGGGATAGCCCAGAGAAATTTGGATTAATACCTCATAGCATTATAGGATGGCATCATCTTATAATTAAAGTCACAACGGTGAAAGATGAGCATGCGTCCCATTAGCTAGTTGGTAAGGTAACGGCTTACCAAGGCGACGATGGGTAGGGGTCCTGAGAGGGAGATCCCCCACACTGGTACTGAGACACGGACCAGACTCCTACGGGAGGCAGCAGTGAGGAATATTGGTCAATGGGCGCAAGCCTGAACCAGCCATGCCGCGTGCAGGATGACGGTCCTATGGATTGTAAACTGCTTTTGTACGGGAAGAAACACTCCTTCGTGAAGGAGCTTGACGGTACCGTAAGAATAAGGATCGGCTAACTCCGTGCCAGCAGCCGCGGTAATACGGAGGATCCAAGCGTTATCCGGAATCATTGGGTTTAAAGGGTCCGTAGGCGGTCTTGTAAGTCAGTGGTGAAAGCCCATCGCTCAACGGTGGAACGGCCATTGATACTGCAGGACTTGAATTATTGGGAAGTAACTAGAATATGTAGTGTAGCGGTGAAATGCTTAGAGATTACATGGAATACCAATTGCGAAGGCAGGTTACTACCAATCGATTGACGCTGATGGACGAAAGCGTGGGTAGCGAACAGGATTAGATACCCTGGTAGTCCACGCCGTAAACGATGGATACTAGCTGTTGGGGGCAACTTCAGTGGCTAAGCGAAAGTGATAAGTATCCCACCTGGGGAGTACGAACGCAAGTTTGAAACTCAAAGGAATTGACGGGGGCCCGCACAAGCGGTGGAGCATGTGGTTTAATTCGATGATACGCGAGGAACCTTACCAAGGCTTAAATGCAGACTGACCGATTTGGAAACAGATCTTTCGCAAGACAGTTTACAAGGTGCTGCATGGTTGTCGTCAGCTCGTGCCGTGAGGTGTCAGGTTAAGTCCTATAACGAGCGCAACCCCTGTTGTTAGTTGCCAGCGAGTCATGTCGGGAACTCTAACAAGACTGCCAGTGCAAACTGTGAGGAAGGTGGGGATGACGTCAAATCATCACGGCCCTTACGCCTTGGGCTACACACGTGCTACAATGGCCGGTACAGAGAGCAGCCACTGGGCGACCAGGAGCGAATCTATAAAGCCGGTCACAGTTCGGATCGGAGTCTGCAACTCGACTCCGTGAAGCTGGAATCGCTAGTAATCGGATATCAGCCATGATCCGGTGAATACGTTCCCGGGCCTTGTACACACCGCCCGTCAAGCCATGGAAGCTGGGGGTGCCTGAAGTCGGTGACCGCAAGGAGCTGCCTAGGGTAAAACTGGTAACTAGGGCTAAGTCGTAACAAGGTAGCCGTACCGGAAGGTGCGGCTGGAACACCTCCTTTCTAGAGCCCAATCCGTTAGCCGCAAGGCACGATTGGGAAATAAGATGCCGGACGGTAGGTTTGGAATCGTGATTGCATTACTCTTGCTGTTAATTTAAAAAAATGATGAAAATTAAGTAAAACAGAGTCTCGTAGCTCAGCTGGTTAGAGTACTACACTGATAATGTAGGGGTCGGCAGTTCGAGTCTGCCCGGGACTACTATTTGGCTTGATTTGAAGGAAATTCTGGAAGCTGGGATTCACCAAAGGAAATTAGAGAAGAATTAGAAATCTAAAATCTGAATTCTAAAATCTAAGATTCAAAATGGGGGATTAGCTCAGCTGGCTAGAGCGCCTGCCTTGCACGCAGGAGGTCAACGGTTCGACTCCGTTATTCTCCACAGTTCCGAAAGGAAAAAAGTTCATTGACATATTGAGATAAGAAAATAATAAGAAAGTAGAAAGCGTTTTTCTGATTCTAACAGATAGGAAAAACAAAAAAAACGGTCATAATTGATTTTATGATTGGTGCAATAAGCAAAATAAGGGCGCATGGGGAATGCCTAGGCTCTCAGAGGCGAAGAAGGACGTGATAAGCTGCGAAAAGCTGCGGGGACTGGCACACACAGATCGATCCGCAGATATCCGAATGGGGCAACCCGCTATGCTGAAGGCATAGCACACCGATAGGTGGGCAAACCCGCTGAACTGAAACATCTAAGTAGGCGGAGGAGAAGAAAACAAAAGTGATTCCGTAAGTAGTGGCGAGCGAACGCGGATTAGCCCAAACCAGTTATGTTACGGCATAGCTGGGGTTGTAGGACCACGGCATTTTATGTGCAAGGAACCGGAAGCTTCTGGAAAGGAGCGCCATAGAGGGTGACAGCCCCGTATGGGTAACGAGCATAATAGATAGTGGTATCCTGAGTAGGGCGGGGCACGTGAAACCCTGTCTGAATTTGGCGGGACCATCCGCTAAGGCTAAATACTCCTGAGAGACCGATAGTGAACCAGTACCGTGAGGGAAAGGTGAAAAGAACCGTGAATAACGGAGTGAAATAGATCCTGAAACCATGCGCTTACAAGCGGTCGGAGCCCTTTCGTGGGGTGACGGCGTGCCTTTTGCATAATGAGCCTACGAGTTAACGTTGCCGGCAAGGATAAGTGGTTAAGCCATGGATCCGCAGCGAAAGCGAGTCTGAATAGGGCGCTTTAGTCGGCAGTGTTAGACGCGAAACCGTGTGATCTACCCATGGGCAGGTTGAAGCTGTGGTAACACACAGTGGAGGACCGAACCGGTTGACGTTGAAAAGTCTTCGGATGACCTGTGGGTAGGGGTGAAAGGCCAATCAAACTCGGAAATAGCTCGTACTCCCCGAAATGCATTTAGGTGCAGCGCTGATGACAGTTATATAGAGGTAGAGCTACTGATTGGATGCGGGGGCTTCACCGCCTACCAATTCCTGACAAACTCCGAATGCTATATAATGTTTCACAGCAGTGAGGGCTTGGGTGCTAAGGTCCAAGTCCGAGAGGGAAAGAACCCAGACCATCAGCTAAGGTCCCCAAATATATGTTAAGTTGAAAGAACGAGGTTTGTCTGCCCAGACAGCTAGGATGTTGGCTTGGAAGCAGCCATTCATTTAAAGAGTGCGTAACAGCTCACTAGTCGAGCGGACGAGCATGGATAATAATCGGGCATAAACATATTACCGAAGCTATGGATTTTGCAGCAATGCAAAGTGGTAGGGGAGCATTCTGACAGGGCAGAAGGTGTATCGTAAGGTATGCTGGACCGGTCAGAAAAGAAAATGTAGGCATAAGTAACGATAATGCGGGCGAGAAACCCGCACACCGAAAAACTAAGGTTTCCACAGCTATGCTAATCAGCTGTGGGTTAGTCTGGTCCTAAGGCGAACCCGAAAGGGACAGTCGATGGCCAACGGGTTAATATTCCCGTACTTCTTATTGCTGTGATGGGGTGACGGAGTGATGAAAGCGCCGCGAACTGACGGAATAGTTCGTTAAAGCACCTAGCTATAGGCTCTCTAGGCAAATCCGGAGAGTTTGGTGAAATGCGATAGTACTCGGAGTCTTCGGACAAAGAGATAGTGCGCCTAAGGGCTTCCAAGAAAAACCTCTAAACTTCAGGCAATAAGAACCAGTACCGTAAACCGACACAGGTAGTTGAGGAGAGAATCCTAAGGTGCTCGAGAGATTCATGGCTAAGGAATTAGGCAAAATAGACCTGTAACTTCGGGAGAAAGGTCGCCCCGAGCAATCGGGGCCGCAGTGAAGAGGTCCAGGCGACTGTTTATCAAAAACACAGGGCTCTGCAAAATCGTAAGATGAAGTATAGGGCCTGACACCTGCCCGGTGCTGGAAGGTTAAGAGGAGATGTTATCTTCGGAGAAGCATTGAATTGAAGCCCCAGTAAACGGCGGCCGTAACTATAACGGTCCTAAGGTAGCGAAATTCCTTGTCGGGTAAGTTCCGACCTGCACGAATGGTGTAACGATCTGGACACTGTCTCAGCCATGAGCTCGGTGAAATTGTAGTAACGGTGAAGATGCCGTTTACCCGCAGTGGGACGAAAAGACCCTGTGCACCTTTACTATAGCTTAGTATTGACCTTGGATAAATGATGTGTAGGATAGGTTGGAGACTTTGAAGCGGCGTCGCCAGGCGTTGTGGAGTCATTGTTGAAATACAACCCTTTGTTTATCTGAGGCCTAACCCCGCGATGTGGGGGACAGTGCTTGGTGGGTAGTTTGACTGGGGTGGTCGCCTCCAAAAGAGTAACGGAGGCTTCTAAAGGTTCCCTCAGTACGCTTGGTAACCGTGCGTAGAGTGCAATGGCATAAGGGAGCTTGACTGAGAGACATACAGGTCGATCAGGTACGAAAGTAGAGCATAGTGATCCGGTGGTTCCGCATGGAAGGGCCATCGCTCAAAGGATAAAAGGTACGCCGGGGATAACAGGCTGATCTCCCCCAAGAGCTCATATCGACGGGGGGTTTGGCACCTCGATGTCGGCTCGTCACATCCTGGGGCTGGAGAAGGTCCCAAGGGTTGGGCTGTTCGCCCATTAAAGTGGCACGCGAGCTGGGTTCAGAACGTCGTGAGACAGTTCGGTCTCTATCTACTGCGGGCGTTAGAAATTTGAGTGGATCTGATTCTAGTACGAGAGGACCGAATTGGACTAACCTCTAGTGTATCTGTTGTCCCGCCAGGGGCACCGCAGAGTAGCTACGTTGGGAAGGGATAAGCGCTGAAAGCATATAAGCGCGAAACCCACCACAAGATGAGATTTCTTTTAAGGATCGTGGAAGATGACCACGTTGATAGGCTACAGATGTAAAGGCAGTAATGTCACAGTCGAGTAGTACTAATAATCCGTAAGCTTATGCACGTTTTTCCCGATCCGCCCAGCGGATCGGGAAGGAACTTTCTAAAATATTCTTCTTTTCTTTATCTCAGTATGTTAAAATATTTGCTCGACGCGAGTAAGTCGTAAAGAGGAAAGTCAAAAGTTAAAAAGCCGCAATAATGGCTTTAGGCTTTATGACCTTAAACTTTAGACTAAAAACCTTAAGGTGGTTATTGCGGCGGGGCTCACCTCTTCCCATCCCGAACAGAGAAGTTAAGCCCGCCTGCGCAGATGGTACTGCAGTCATGTGGGAGAGTATGTCGTCGCCTTTCTTTTGAAAACCCTATCCTAATCGGATGGGGTTTTCTGTTTTTATAGATTTTCGGAAATATTTTGAATGCATTTCCTGGCTCCAAACTTTATGGGCAAAACATAAGTTTTGAAAAAAATGTTATTTTACGAAATATTAAATTGTCATAAATAGAATTTTAATAGGGTATTACTTTAATAAAAGAAAAACAGCATTCTATAGTTGAAACTAAGAATTAATCTATTTTAGATTGATAACTTCTTTTACTATATAATCTTTTAGCATTTAACATAAAAAATGTTTAATATTGCGTTTTTCATACTTATCTGTTTAATTAAATGTCTGTTTATAGCAAATATGCTGATCATATTTTAGTGAATCTTCTTAGAGAGGATGATCAGTTGGCTTATACAGAAATATTTGAAAGATATTCCAGATTACTTGTTAATCACGCTTATAAGATACTTGGAAATCGTGATGAAGCAAATGATATTGTTCAAGAAGTACTTTTGTTAATCTGGACCAAACGTAATGAGATTACAATTACGACTTCTCTTTCTTCTTATTTATACAAAGCGACAAAAAATAGA encodes the following:
- the kdpA gene encoding potassium-transporting ATPase subunit KdpA; its protein translation is MNTELLGVIGIFILTIVLAIPLGKYIAKVYLGDKTLLDPIFNPIEKFIFKISGINSAEEMNWKQHLKALLSINMVWFFLCFFVLLFQGSLPLNPDNNPSMTPDLAFNTAISFLVNCNLQHYSGESGVSYLSQIVLMFLQFVSAGIGMAAAAMIFTAMKERTTEQLGNFYNYFIKSCTRILLPLSAIVAVALVFSGTPMTFEGKDAITTLQGDHVEVSRGPAAAFIAIKHIGTNGGGFFGANSAHPLENPTYFTNGVELWAQMIIPFAMIFALGFFLNKRKLSNIIFGVMTVGFLLLVVPTVMSEINGNPAIEKMGIAQATGAMEGKEVRFGPAMSGFWSIATTVISTGSVNSMHDSSMPMSGTMQLLSMMVNAFYGGCGVGILNYYIFIILAVFISGLMVGRTPEFLGKKIEAREVKIAAFIAILHPLLILAGTALASYFAAHDTAMGYWFNGNATGWLNNPGNHGFSEMLYEYTSSAANNGSGFEGLGDNNPFWNITTGIILLLSRFIPIIGPLAIAGLLAGKKYIPESAGTLKTDTSIFGIMTFAVIAIIAALSFFPALALGPLAEFFTLK
- the kdpF gene encoding K(+)-transporting ATPase subunit F yields the protein MTALFIISIAVFVYLVYVLIKPEKF
- a CDS encoding DUF7674 family protein, with translation MKNQVTSIYKQAERFAEITKKSIISGNIVRAKKCLALAERLFITGSIETKNAISNVYVFSVSSFMEVRHCNISHLFPQTLKAEYIKQVNASGV
- a CDS encoding sigma-54-dependent transcriptional regulator; this encodes MTHKILIIDDEEKLRSLLARIIKSEGFEVFEAKDLKSGFKKLEQTDIDVVLCDVKLPDGNGVDFLQNIKENFPLTEVILLTAFGNIPDGVQAMKNGAFDYIVKGDDNDKIIPLLYKAVEKVHLQKKVQQLEKRINDKYSFSTIVGKSKGIEQIIDLAQKVAKTDSTVLLTGETGTGKEVFAQAIHENSNRVGKSFVALNCSTFTKEILESELFGHKQGAFTGAVKDKKGFIEEANGGTLFLDEIGEMPIDLQAKLLRVLETSEYIPVGDTTPKKSNFRLIAATNRDLKTESDEHRFRSDLYFRLNIFEIKLPSLRERIKDIAVLTHHFVKQFSEKTNKKTLHISDEFLQKLENYSWPGNIRELKNIIERSVILSNGDTLTSDVLPYEMQHQAEKNTKSMSAFSMQSVEKLHIQKVLNYTKGNKAETARLLEIGIATLYRKLEEYNIQP
- a CDS encoding polysaccharide deacetylase family protein, with amino-acid sequence MSKQILLIFTAIIFGSFNSFSNEIIEKDSSKSKTISFKIKLKSADKIKIVVSSLKYNKHFAYSFTLDDGYRSAYLTAFPLLNGGKISNSSINEWKIDQGGDGTTSEGLFYSDGMGNKIPFKLGLAINGASIRDLPENRGHLSWSEVKEMYNAGWDILNHSFHHFTKLGTNFLTEVTENTISIKQNLNFTMSHFVVPGGEGDPNYRYEYENNALENGHFSVASYTGVGPMLKVDSKVNLDKMITARTFVLSSKDTTNFKTMDRFLKTVDSIAKLPNPNWYNEFTHGTGNGNLWNLSMRFPDFKYYMTTLADKYGLKGNDSIWMAPWQEVYEYIWLRDRIKVDFQQKNKEITVTIQLPKIPEMFRNRDISLNIETRSKFEIESSNDLKIKNDGKTNHKLILIQL
- a CDS encoding LLM class flavin-dependent oxidoreductase, translated to MKKPISVSILELAIINQDSNATETFKKTKDIAQLADKLDYKRIWLAEHHNMAHVASTATVVLIGYVASQTQNIRVGSGGIMLPNHSPLVVAEQFGTLETLYPNRIDLGLGRAPGTDQPTAEAIRKDFFEQAQRFPQNVSKLQEYFSSENATGKVRAFPAEGLNVPIWILGSSMDSAALAAAYGLPYAFAGHFAPKLMIQAFEFYRENFQPSEYLDKPKTMACVNIIAADTNEEAELLSTSLYQMFLNLIRNDRKGLQPPVPSLDDIMNEAERFHVNQMTAGTFTGNKDQLVADLKKFIDYTRIDELMVTSPIFEHHAKLKSIQITKEAIDSLNESIHI